In one window of Planctomycetia bacterium DNA:
- a CDS encoding squalene--hopene cyclase — MKRLTHSLLLSACAMLLAPSTLCLAAEAVKLENAVSPGANRADEPLAAEYSLDKAVHFLDSASLTWLNERKCFTCHTNYAYLYARPATSSDAVAHRQVREAAEQLVTSRWPSEGPRWDAEIIATAAALAYNDAATTGELHATTRTALDKMWTVQREHGGFDWLKCEWPPMESDDHYGVTLAAIAVGVAPGNYADTPEAQKGMAGIRRYLRDNPPPTLHHQVMLLWAASYLPDLQTDEEKAATVAKLLSLQKADGGWGLATLGDWKRGDDLAQDLESSDGYGTGFVIYVLRRSGMPATEETLQHGVQWLKTHQRESGRWFTRSLYQDHEHFLTHAGTAMAVMALGECEK; from the coding sequence ATGAAACGATTGACACACAGCCTACTGCTTTCCGCCTGCGCGATGTTGCTGGCGCCGTCCACGCTCTGCCTGGCCGCGGAAGCGGTGAAATTGGAAAACGCGGTCTCGCCTGGCGCCAATCGTGCAGACGAGCCCTTGGCGGCGGAGTATTCGCTCGACAAGGCGGTGCATTTTCTGGATTCCGCCTCGCTCACCTGGCTGAATGAGCGGAAGTGCTTCACGTGCCACACCAATTACGCGTATCTCTACGCGCGCCCCGCGACGTCGTCGGACGCCGTCGCCCATCGCCAGGTGCGCGAGGCCGCCGAGCAACTCGTGACATCACGCTGGCCAAGCGAAGGTCCACGCTGGGATGCGGAGATTATCGCTACGGCCGCGGCGCTCGCCTACAACGACGCCGCCACGACCGGCGAGTTGCACGCGACGACACGGACGGCCCTCGACAAGATGTGGACGGTGCAGCGCGAGCACGGCGGTTTTGATTGGCTGAAGTGCGAATGGCCGCCGATGGAATCGGACGATCACTACGGCGTGACATTGGCCGCCATCGCCGTCGGAGTGGCGCCAGGCAACTACGCCGACACGCCCGAGGCGCAAAAAGGAATGGCCGGCATCCGTCGCTATTTGCGCGACAATCCTCCGCCCACGCTCCACCATCAGGTGATGCTGCTTTGGGCGGCGAGCTATCTGCCCGACCTGCAGACGGACGAAGAAAAAGCCGCCACGGTCGCCAAGTTGTTGTCGCTGCAAAAAGCCGACGGCGGCTGGGGCCTGGCCACGCTCGGCGATTGGAAGCGCGGCGATGATCTCGCCCAGGACCTGGAATCGAGCGACGGCTACGGCACAGGTTTCGTGATTTACGTCCTCCGCCGCTCAGGCATGCCCGCGACCGAAGAAACATTGCAGCACGGCGTGCAGTGGCTCAAGACGCATCAACGCGAAAGCGGACGCTGGTTTACGCGCTCGCTCTACCAGGACCACGAACACTTCCTCACCCACGCCGGCACAGCGATGGCGGTGATGGCGCTGGGGGAGTGTGAGAAGTAG
- the larC gene encoding nickel pincer cofactor biosynthesis protein LarC — MKIAYLDCASGISGDMTLGALVDAGVDLAAINDGVQSLGLPGVSITRSEVQKHGFRATQVIVEHQPEHAHRHLHHIVDMIDAGKLSERQKDLAKRIFTKLGEAEAKVHGSTLRKVHFHEVGAVDSIADIVGAAIGWDLLGVDRIVCSPIPTGQGRIQIAHGLCSIPAPATAELLRGVPLLDSNVQSELTTPTGAAIVATLVDEFGGLPAMIVEAIGYGAGQRELAEQPNVLRLFVGTREGEFSADLVWVVETNLDDVPGEVIGHTITKLWEAGALDVYTTAIQMKKNRPGVILSVICAAPLIPKVEKILFRETSTLGVRRWPVSRHKLDRAAHTVTTDWGPIEGKLGLITGQPPSFSPEFESCRRVADEKNVPLKEVYEAARQAFASEESKQ; from the coding sequence GTGAAGATTGCTTACTTGGATTGTGCCAGCGGCATTAGCGGCGACATGACCCTCGGGGCATTAGTCGACGCCGGCGTCGATCTGGCGGCCATCAACGACGGCGTGCAATCGCTCGGCCTGCCCGGCGTGAGCATTACCCGCAGCGAGGTCCAGAAGCACGGCTTTCGGGCCACGCAGGTCATTGTCGAGCACCAGCCGGAACACGCCCATCGACATTTGCATCACATCGTCGACATGATCGACGCCGGGAAGTTGAGCGAGCGGCAGAAGGACCTCGCTAAGCGGATTTTCACCAAGCTTGGCGAGGCCGAAGCCAAGGTCCATGGATCGACGCTCCGCAAAGTGCATTTCCACGAAGTCGGCGCGGTGGATTCGATCGCCGATATCGTCGGCGCGGCGATCGGCTGGGACCTGCTCGGCGTCGATCGCATCGTCTGCTCTCCGATTCCAACAGGGCAGGGCCGCATTCAGATCGCGCACGGGCTGTGCAGCATTCCCGCTCCAGCGACGGCGGAGTTGTTGCGGGGCGTGCCGTTGTTGGATTCCAACGTCCAATCGGAATTGACCACGCCGACCGGCGCGGCGATCGTGGCTACGCTCGTGGATGAATTCGGCGGCCTGCCGGCGATGATCGTCGAGGCCATCGGCTACGGCGCGGGGCAGCGCGAATTGGCCGAGCAACCGAACGTGCTGCGACTGTTCGTGGGCACGCGCGAAGGCGAGTTCAGCGCCGACCTCGTCTGGGTCGTGGAGACGAACCTCGACGATGTCCCCGGCGAAGTGATCGGGCACACCATCACGAAACTCTGGGAAGCCGGCGCGCTCGACGTCTATACGACCGCGATTCAAATGAAGAAGAATCGGCCCGGCGTAATTCTGAGCGTGATCTGCGCCGCGCCGTTGATCCCCAAGGTGGAAAAGATCCTCTTCCGCGAAACATCGACGCTCGGTGTGCGGCGCTGGCCGGTCAGTCGGCATAAGCTCGATCGCGCCGCCCATACCGTGACGACCGACTGGGGACCGATCGAAGGCAAACTCGGCCTCATCACCGGCCAACCGCCGAGCTTCTCGCCAGAGTTCGAGTCATGCCGTCGCGTGGCGGACGAGAAGAACGTGCCGCTCAAGGAAGTCTATGAAGCGGCCCGACAGGCGTTTGCCAGCGAAGAATCGAAGCAATAG
- a CDS encoding pilus assembly protein CpaE yields MSNVLRLAIVDPKDGTREALKTMLLGMDTAWLEAECSRYEFFADVVQQTHPDIGIVALDHDPNKALDLVVKINEMSPDCSILVLSASTDGNLILRAMRSGAKEFLTQPVKLEDLIGAMTRIRERRFGRGESKSKGSTVIAVTGATGGVGTTSVAVNLGCAIARDPKNTVALVDLDLCLGDADVFLDIIPDYTLYDVSQNVTRLDFSLLKRSLTKHSSGLFLLPRPVQMEDMQHITTDDLTRVIGLLKATFSHLVLDLSKGYSPLDIVALQSADQILMVTQLDLPCLRNIVRLMTSFNEMDGIADKVKIVVNRVGIDSGQISLKKAQDTIGREIFFQLPNDFRTMVDVRNNGVPLLDQAPRAAITLAISALAESLTGAKPEEVADADPGKSSKKGLFGLFPGKKAAAK; encoded by the coding sequence ATGAGCAACGTACTTCGCTTAGCCATCGTCGATCCCAAGGACGGAACGCGAGAAGCCCTGAAAACGATGCTGCTGGGCATGGACACGGCCTGGCTCGAGGCGGAATGCTCGCGCTACGAGTTCTTCGCCGACGTCGTGCAACAAACGCATCCGGACATCGGCATCGTCGCGCTCGATCACGATCCGAACAAGGCGCTGGATCTCGTCGTCAAGATCAACGAGATGTCGCCCGACTGCAGCATTCTCGTGCTGAGCGCATCGACGGACGGCAATTTGATCCTCCGTGCGATGCGGTCCGGGGCGAAGGAATTCCTCACGCAACCGGTCAAGCTCGAAGACCTGATTGGCGCGATGACGCGCATTCGCGAACGCCGCTTCGGCCGTGGCGAATCGAAGTCGAAGGGGAGCACCGTCATCGCCGTCACGGGCGCCACGGGCGGCGTGGGCACGACGAGCGTAGCCGTGAACCTCGGCTGCGCCATCGCTCGCGATCCGAAAAACACGGTCGCGCTGGTCGACCTGGACCTTTGCCTGGGCGACGCCGACGTGTTCCTGGACATCATCCCGGACTACACGTTATACGACGTCTCGCAGAACGTCACGCGATTGGACTTCTCACTGTTGAAGCGATCACTCACGAAACATTCGTCCGGCTTGTTCCTGCTGCCGCGCCCCGTGCAGATGGAGGACATGCAACATATCACGACCGACGATTTGACGCGCGTGATCGGGCTGCTCAAGGCCACGTTTAGCCACCTGGTGCTCGATCTCTCGAAGGGCTACAGCCCGCTCGATATCGTGGCGTTGCAATCGGCGGATCAGATCCTGATGGTGACGCAGCTCGATTTGCCGTGCCTGCGAAATATCGTGCGATTGATGACGTCGTTCAACGAGATGGACGGCATCGCCGACAAGGTGAAGATCGTCGTCAACCGCGTCGGCATCGACAGCGGACAGATCAGCTTGAAGAAAGCGCAAGACACGATCGGGCGCGAAATCTTCTTCCAACTCCCGAACGATTTCCGCACTATGGTCGACGTCCGCAACAACGGCGTGCCATTGCTGGACCAGGCGCCGCGCGCGGCGATCACGCTGGCCATCAGCGCACTAGCGGAAAGCCTCACCGGCGCCAAACCGGAAGAAGTAGCTGACGCCGACCCTGGGAAATCCAGCAAGAAAGGCCTGTTCGGCCTCTTCCCCGGCAAGAAGGCGGCGGCGAAGTAA
- a CDS encoding pilus assembly protein N-terminal domain-containing protein, translated as MFPRSPGRSLAPRLALLTVALTISHIDLANAQQLGRQSIVHKIEAANERLELVVNTSRILTLGAKIPQVQVNNPDVVGVEPLSETQVQLFAKKAGVTQVNLWDEDNKLHTIDLIVFGDSQELQYLLQSQFPNASLKVFPLANNSVVISGYVDELGQVEHITEMAKNYYPQVINNISVGGVQQVMLHVKVMEVSRTKARNLGIDWAAVNGDDFLASGVGGLMSAFALPGTAGIVQGQSGSASILAGPSATAAFGVVDGNSAFFGVIEALQRKNVARLVSDPTLVTVSGRAASFNSGGEFPILVPQSLGTVSIEYKKYGTQMDFVPIVLGNGLIRLEVRPKITEIDPTLSVVTQGSNVPALKSREVDTGVEMRPGQTLAIAGLIQQRSEALHRGVPFLADLPYVGVAFSRKTEQINEIELLILVTPQLVEPMNCEEVPPCGPGTMTTLPTDWQYYMKNHIEVPKCCPDGSPYPGAGSEGEGLIQSETVAPGTQQPNPAMQPGSGDARRRVPATVPVARRQQSRPRQSNPQGVQVQPGRPAQASAGQRPGLVGPIGYDVVE; from the coding sequence ATGTTCCCACGTTCCCCTGGGCGAAGCCTCGCCCCGCGCTTGGCGCTGCTGACCGTCGCCCTGACGATCAGTCACATCGACCTGGCGAATGCCCAGCAATTGGGACGCCAGAGCATCGTGCATAAAATCGAAGCCGCTAACGAGCGGCTCGAACTGGTGGTCAACACTAGCCGCATCTTGACCTTGGGGGCGAAGATTCCCCAGGTCCAGGTCAACAACCCTGACGTGGTCGGCGTGGAGCCCTTGAGCGAAACTCAGGTGCAACTGTTCGCCAAGAAGGCGGGCGTCACGCAGGTCAACCTCTGGGACGAAGACAACAAACTGCACACGATCGACCTGATCGTGTTCGGCGACTCGCAGGAACTGCAATACCTGTTGCAATCGCAGTTCCCGAATGCGTCGTTGAAGGTGTTCCCTCTGGCCAACAACAGCGTCGTCATCTCCGGCTACGTGGATGAATTGGGCCAGGTCGAGCACATTACCGAGATGGCCAAGAACTATTATCCGCAGGTCATCAACAACATCAGCGTGGGCGGCGTCCAGCAGGTGATGTTGCACGTCAAGGTAATGGAGGTCTCACGTACGAAGGCCAGAAACTTGGGGATTGACTGGGCTGCGGTCAACGGTGATGACTTCTTAGCTTCCGGCGTGGGCGGTCTGATGTCCGCATTCGCGCTACCGGGCACGGCCGGAATCGTGCAAGGCCAGTCGGGTAGCGCCTCAATTCTGGCCGGTCCGAGCGCAACTGCCGCTTTCGGCGTTGTGGACGGCAACAGCGCCTTCTTCGGCGTTATCGAGGCCCTGCAAAGGAAGAACGTTGCGAGATTGGTCAGCGATCCGACGCTCGTCACGGTCAGTGGTCGCGCAGCCTCGTTCAACTCGGGCGGTGAGTTCCCGATCCTGGTGCCACAAAGCTTGGGGACCGTCTCGATCGAGTATAAGAAGTATGGAACCCAGATGGACTTCGTACCGATCGTGCTAGGAAATGGCCTCATCCGACTTGAAGTCCGCCCCAAGATTACGGAAATCGACCCGACGCTCAGCGTCGTGACGCAAGGCTCCAATGTCCCTGCGCTGAAATCTCGAGAGGTTGACACCGGTGTCGAAATGAGGCCTGGACAGACGCTCGCGATCGCCGGGCTTATCCAGCAGCGGAGCGAAGCACTGCACCGTGGCGTTCCTTTTCTTGCCGACCTCCCGTACGTCGGCGTGGCGTTCAGTCGCAAAACTGAGCAAATTAATGAAATCGAGTTGCTGATCCTGGTCACTCCGCAACTCGTTGAGCCAATGAACTGCGAAGAGGTCCCGCCGTGCGGTCCAGGCACCATGACGACGCTGCCGACCGATTGGCAGTACTACATGAAGAACCACATCGAAGTGCCGAAGTGCTGCCCGGACGGTTCGCCGTATCCTGGCGCTGGCAGCGAGGGGGAAGGCCTGATCCAGAGCGAGACGGTGGCCCCGGGCACGCAGCAACCAAATCCGGCGATGCAACCGGGCTCCGGCGACGCCCGTCGCCGCGTGCCAGCTACGGTTCCGGTGGCTCGCCGCCAGCAAAGTCGGCCCAGGCAGTCCAATCCGCAGGGAGTGCAAGTTCAACCCGGCCGACCGGCGCAGGCCTCGGCGGGTCAACGTCCCGGATTGGTCGGCCCCATTGGCTACGATGTAGTAGAGTAG
- the cpaB gene encoding Flp pilus assembly protein CpaB: protein MRSKSLVLLALALGCGLVAAIGINQVMANRGQQSAPTETQAIYVAMKDIPSRETLKIEDLKLEDWPKDKVPKGAVTKPEQIAERSAKTKFYTGEPILETKLFSPDDPALGASRQIPPGYQVVSLKVDDVTGISKLVLPGDTVDVQVFIRRNPGLGANETMTATVLQSAKVFAVNEIFDGDQATGEEGTIAAKTVSLLVEPDQAKRVMLAAELGKIRLTLRGPDDKTESENTIVSIPDLLNFGSGKKPTEDKGGGLLSLLNTEPAPAAEPVAVVPANIWNMLVLVGGEAPRQVQFQDGVRLDGAAPTDTSMPAQADPGVIPSVDPPQNEPEPEPPFDPAADIDPEFDQIN, encoded by the coding sequence ATGCGTTCGAAGTCGTTAGTGCTGTTGGCGCTCGCATTGGGCTGCGGCCTTGTGGCCGCGATCGGCATCAATCAAGTGATGGCGAATCGCGGTCAGCAATCCGCGCCGACCGAAACTCAGGCCATCTACGTCGCGATGAAGGACATTCCTTCGCGTGAGACGTTGAAGATCGAGGACCTCAAACTCGAAGATTGGCCCAAAGACAAGGTGCCCAAGGGCGCCGTCACCAAGCCGGAACAAATCGCCGAACGTTCGGCGAAGACCAAGTTCTACACCGGCGAGCCGATCCTCGAAACGAAGCTCTTTTCGCCGGACGATCCGGCGCTGGGCGCGAGCCGCCAGATTCCGCCCGGGTATCAAGTCGTCAGCCTCAAGGTGGACGACGTGACGGGGATTTCGAAATTGGTCCTGCCCGGCGACACCGTCGACGTGCAGGTCTTCATCCGCCGCAATCCCGGTTTGGGCGCCAATGAGACGATGACCGCCACGGTGCTGCAAAGTGCCAAGGTGTTCGCCGTGAATGAAATCTTCGACGGCGATCAGGCCACGGGCGAAGAAGGGACCATCGCCGCGAAGACGGTTTCGCTGCTCGTGGAACCTGACCAGGCCAAGCGGGTGATGCTGGCCGCGGAACTTGGCAAGATTCGGCTGACTTTGCGGGGGCCGGACGATAAAACCGAGTCGGAGAACACCATTGTCTCCATTCCGGACCTTTTGAATTTTGGTTCAGGCAAGAAGCCGACCGAAGACAAGGGAGGCGGGTTGTTGAGTTTGCTCAACACCGAGCCGGCGCCGGCTGCTGAGCCAGTGGCAGTCGTGCCCGCGAATATTTGGAACATGCTGGTGCTGGTTGGCGGCGAAGCGCCGCGGCAAGTACAGTTTCAGGACGGTGTGCGCCTCGACGGGGCCGCGCCAACCGACACTTCGATGCCGGCTCAAGCCGATCCGGGCGTGATTCCCAGCGTGGATCCGCCGCAGAACGAACCGGAACCCGAACCGCCGTTCGATCCGGCCGCCGACATCGATCCGGAGTTTGACCAGATCAACTAA